One Kangiella geojedonensis DNA segment encodes these proteins:
- a CDS encoding ABC transporter ATP-binding protein: protein MGLLQVENLSVDFQTDSGIIPAVDSAKISINSGQVQGVIGESGSGKSVMALAIAGLLSPAATMRADLFNLDGHDLTRMSPAERQKLISSNISIIFQEPTSSLNPSLTIGYQLDETIRFHGGGTRKQRFEKAQELLAQVGIIDGKRRYKEYPHQLSGGLNQRVMIAMALACEPKLLIADEPTTALDVTVQSQILDLLLRLNEEHNMALMLITHDFSILSETTDKVYVMYGGQIVESGRTYNLLSQPYHPYTKALLDSVPHYGMHYKKGRRLFNLKGSTPSLDHLPVGCYLGPRCPYANKKCVQPPELRSLKGRKVRCHFPLLEEEN from the coding sequence ATGGGCTTATTACAAGTAGAAAACTTAAGCGTCGACTTCCAAACCGATAGCGGTATTATTCCTGCGGTCGACAGCGCAAAAATTTCCATCAACTCCGGTCAGGTGCAAGGTGTGATTGGTGAGTCGGGATCAGGTAAAAGTGTCATGGCGTTAGCGATAGCAGGATTATTGTCGCCAGCTGCCACCATGCGCGCCGATCTCTTCAACCTTGATGGCCATGATCTGACGCGTATGAGTCCCGCCGAACGACAAAAACTGATCAGCAGTAACATATCCATCATCTTTCAAGAGCCTACATCAAGTCTCAATCCGTCATTAACCATAGGGTATCAACTTGATGAAACCATCCGCTTTCACGGCGGTGGCACCCGCAAACAGCGTTTTGAAAAAGCACAAGAGTTATTAGCTCAAGTTGGGATTATTGATGGTAAGCGTCGTTATAAAGAATATCCTCATCAACTCTCTGGTGGTTTGAATCAGCGTGTTATGATCGCGATGGCGCTAGCTTGTGAACCAAAGCTCTTAATCGCAGACGAGCCAACGACAGCGCTGGACGTCACCGTTCAATCGCAAATCTTGGACTTGTTGTTGAGGCTGAATGAAGAACACAATATGGCCTTAATGTTGATTACGCATGACTTTTCTATTTTGTCGGAAACCACTGACAAGGTTTATGTTATGTACGGTGGTCAAATTGTTGAGTCTGGACGTACTTACAATCTTCTGAGTCAGCCTTACCATCCCTATACGAAAGCCCTACTGGACAGTGTTCCTCATTATGGAATGCACTACAAAAAAGGGCGTCGTTTATTCAACCTGAAAGGTAGTACTCCCTCATTGGATCATCTGCCCGTTGGGTGTTACCTTGGCCCACGTTGCCCGTATGCCAATAAGAAGTGCGTACAGCCACCTGAATTACGCTCGCTAAAAGGCCGCAAGGTCCGTTGTCACTTCCCTCTGCTTGAGGAGGAGAACTAA
- a CDS encoding ABC transporter permease subunit, with protein sequence MIKPMVSANQKAAWVIFRHNKGAMIGLIVLCFILIMALIGPWIAPYDPAHQFNTSILVPPIWNDAGNFQYFFGTDDLGRDMLSRLLYGARLSLQLTFMVVLIAAFIGIVIGAAAAFINPTLRSLLMRIMDLLLSFPSLLLAIAIVAIIGPGLPNAIYAVVIVLVPQFVRITQSSISEELNKDYVMAAKLDGAKRLRLLTHHVWPNIIPALIVQLTFSFSTALLDIAALGFLGLGAQPPMAEWGTMLSESRAFIQFAPWTMTLPGLAIFLTVLSINLVGDGVRDALDPRLNR encoded by the coding sequence ATGATAAAACCGATGGTCAGTGCCAACCAAAAAGCGGCTTGGGTAATTTTTCGTCACAACAAAGGCGCTATGATTGGCCTAATCGTGCTTTGCTTCATCCTTATTATGGCGCTGATTGGACCATGGATTGCGCCCTATGATCCAGCGCACCAATTTAACACCAGCATACTCGTCCCCCCTATTTGGAACGATGCTGGTAATTTCCAATACTTTTTCGGCACCGATGACTTGGGCCGAGACATGCTTTCAAGGCTGCTTTACGGAGCACGACTCTCGCTCCAGCTGACCTTCATGGTGGTATTGATTGCAGCATTCATAGGTATAGTGATTGGTGCTGCGGCAGCATTTATTAACCCAACACTTCGGTCACTGTTGATGAGAATTATGGATCTACTCCTATCGTTCCCGTCGTTGTTACTTGCCATCGCAATTGTTGCCATTATCGGCCCCGGCTTGCCCAATGCGATCTATGCTGTGGTTATCGTATTGGTGCCTCAGTTTGTTCGCATTACACAATCTTCTATCTCAGAAGAACTCAACAAAGATTACGTCATGGCAGCAAAGCTTGACGGCGCTAAACGGCTACGGCTGCTCACTCACCACGTATGGCCAAATATTATTCCAGCATTGATTGTCCAACTAACTTTTAGTTTCTCAACAGCGCTACTCGACATTGCTGCCTTGGGATTCTTAGGTCTTGGTGCGCAGCCTCCGATGGCTGAATGGGGAACTATGTTGTCTGAATCACGGGCCTTTATTCAATTTGCTCCCTGGACCATGACCTTGCCGGGACTGGCGATCTTTCTGACTGTTCTTTCTATCAACTTAGTGGGTGATGGCGTTCGCGACGCCCTTGACCCGCGACTTAACCGCTAG
- a CDS encoding ABC transporter permease, whose protein sequence is MFSTLIKQLSTLIISLLGLTVLTFILSLQSDTPVHQFQSDHVVIQYFEYLQFLLNGDWGTSSIHKRSVLKDFLQHFPATVELIILAMLLAVTAGLGLGILSSTRRGGWLDNTLMTSSLMGYSMPIFWWGMLLVLLFSLTLGWTPVAGRIDFSYDIEPYTRFMLIDTLLHHNQYGFSAFLNALHHLILPAVTLSTIPMAIVARMTRSSLLAVLKSEYVRTARSKGISKQRIIWVHALRNALQPILTISGVQISIIMSGVIITEYIFAWPGIGKWLLEAVSRRDFASIQGGVLALSIIVIAFNLALDFISIYLNPRLRRPS, encoded by the coding sequence ATGTTTTCAACATTAATCAAACAACTGAGCACATTAATCATCAGTCTGTTGGGGCTGACAGTTTTGACGTTCATACTCAGCCTGCAGTCAGATACGCCGGTTCATCAATTCCAAAGCGACCATGTCGTTATCCAATATTTTGAATATTTGCAGTTTTTATTAAATGGTGACTGGGGTACCTCTAGCATCCATAAACGTAGCGTGCTCAAGGATTTTTTACAGCATTTCCCAGCGACCGTAGAACTTATCATTCTGGCTATGCTGCTCGCTGTCACCGCAGGCCTTGGCCTTGGTATATTATCTTCAACTCGTCGCGGTGGCTGGCTTGATAACACTCTAATGACATCATCGCTGATGGGCTATTCTATGCCGATCTTTTGGTGGGGTATGCTATTGGTGTTGTTATTTTCGCTAACGCTTGGGTGGACGCCCGTTGCAGGCCGTATCGATTTTTCCTATGACATAGAGCCCTATACACGCTTTATGTTGATTGACACCCTGCTACACCATAATCAATACGGATTCAGTGCTTTCTTAAACGCCCTCCATCACTTGATTTTACCCGCGGTAACTCTGAGCACAATTCCCATGGCGATTGTGGCACGAATGACTCGTTCTTCGTTATTAGCAGTGCTGAAATCAGAGTATGTTCGCACGGCACGCTCTAAGGGTATTAGTAAGCAGCGAATTATTTGGGTTCACGCCCTGCGTAATGCCCTACAGCCCATTTTAACCATTAGTGGCGTTCAAATTAGCATCATCATGTCGGGCGTTATTATTACTGAGTATATTTTCGCATGGCCAGGGATCGGAAAATGGTTACTTGAAGCGGTATCGCGTCGTGACTTCGCGAGTATTCAAGGTGGCGTGTTGGCGCTCTCCATCATCGTCATTGCTTTCAACTTAGCTCTGGACTTTATAAGCATCTATCTTAACCCAAGACTAAGGAGACCATCATGA
- a CDS encoding ABC transporter substrate-binding protein, whose amino-acid sequence MIHSSLYRGTPSPTKLLLSLVALICCSCSPSQNKKNNSEEKDLLVYCSEGSPDSFNPQLVTSGTSYDATANIIYNQLVTYKPGTTEIAPSLAKSWSISDDGLRYTFNLRKDIPFHGSQIFTPSRNLNADDVIFSFNRQRLENHPYHAISGGRYPYFKAQSMERLIEDIRKTGEHQVEFVLTRPESPFLSILATPFASILSAEYAQQLNRLRHPEWIDNKPIGTGPFRFERYEPDAYIRYKRFDDYFSDVKRVKNLVFAITPDAAMRFARFSAGECDVMSYPLPVHLRVAQKNDLKSVQTPGLNVAYWAFNTEKPPFHDAKVRQALTMAVDREAILQTVYDRQATMATNPIPPSSWAYNKNITKVTYSKRKALELLKEAGYENGFSIDIWAMPIQRAYNPNARKMAEMIQQDLADINVDVRIITYEWGTFLSRVSQGLHHSVLLGWNADNADPNNFFSPLLSCSSSVSGNNYAKWCNNEFDDLILKARTSAEQADRTQYYLQAQKIFKQEAPWLTIAHANNSVLVQPEVDGLIVSPIGNINFEGVTLKPLNENATPEASN is encoded by the coding sequence ATGATACATAGCAGTCTATACAGAGGCACCCCAAGTCCTACCAAGCTATTACTATCGCTAGTGGCCCTCATTTGTTGTTCCTGTAGCCCTAGCCAAAACAAGAAAAACAATAGTGAGGAAAAGGATCTTTTAGTTTACTGCTCGGAGGGAAGCCCAGATAGTTTTAATCCGCAACTGGTTACGTCTGGCACCTCTTATGATGCAACGGCTAACATCATCTACAACCAATTAGTTACTTACAAACCAGGGACTACAGAGATCGCACCATCCCTTGCGAAATCTTGGTCTATTAGTGATGACGGCCTTCGATACACATTTAACCTAAGAAAGGATATTCCTTTCCATGGCAGCCAAATTTTTACTCCAAGCCGCAACTTGAATGCCGATGATGTCATATTCAGTTTTAATCGCCAGCGATTAGAAAACCACCCTTATCACGCAATCTCAGGTGGGCGCTATCCGTATTTTAAAGCTCAGAGTATGGAGCGACTGATTGAAGACATTCGCAAAACCGGTGAACACCAAGTTGAGTTTGTATTAACACGCCCCGAAAGTCCTTTCTTGTCAATTTTAGCGACACCTTTTGCATCCATACTATCTGCAGAGTATGCTCAGCAACTCAATCGACTTCGCCATCCAGAGTGGATAGACAATAAGCCTATCGGCACTGGTCCTTTCCGCTTTGAACGCTATGAGCCAGATGCTTATATTCGCTATAAACGCTTTGATGATTATTTTTCTGACGTAAAACGAGTCAAAAACTTAGTTTTCGCCATCACTCCGGATGCTGCGATGCGCTTTGCACGTTTTAGTGCTGGTGAATGTGATGTGATGAGTTACCCTTTACCGGTACATTTGCGTGTTGCTCAAAAAAATGACCTAAAGTCAGTGCAAACACCAGGACTTAATGTAGCCTACTGGGCATTCAATACAGAAAAGCCCCCCTTTCATGATGCTAAAGTCCGGCAGGCTTTAACCATGGCCGTCGATCGTGAAGCAATTCTGCAAACGGTCTATGACCGACAGGCGACTATGGCAACCAACCCAATTCCACCGTCATCATGGGCATACAATAAGAACATCACCAAGGTTACCTACAGTAAACGTAAAGCGCTCGAATTACTCAAGGAAGCGGGCTATGAGAATGGCTTTTCTATCGACATTTGGGCAATGCCGATTCAACGCGCCTACAACCCAAATGCTAGGAAGATGGCCGAAATGATTCAGCAGGATTTGGCGGACATTAATGTTGATGTACGCATCATCACCTATGAGTGGGGCACATTCTTGTCGCGTGTATCCCAAGGGTTGCACCATAGTGTCCTACTCGGTTGGAATGCGGATAACGCTGATCCCAATAACTTTTTTAGTCCTCTGTTAAGTTGCAGCTCTTCTGTAAGCGGTAATAATTATGCCAAATGGTGTAACAATGAGTTTGACGACCTTATCTTAAAGGCGAGAACCTCTGCCGAGCAGGCTGATAGAACCCAGTATTATTTACAAGCTCAGAAGATCTTTAAACAAGAGGCCCCATGGCTGACAATTGCACATGCAAACAACAGCGTATTGGTCCAGCCTGAAGTGGATGGGTTGATAGTGTCGCCGATAGGTAACATTAACTTTGAAGGGGTAACGCTAAAGCCCCTAAATGAAAACGCTACTCCAGAGGCAAGCAATTAA
- a CDS encoding DUF3450 domain-containing protein: MKKQVLFKKTAVAILASAVMGSTMAAGEFGSSMTTEKRIDKKAASTQVSVDRLAEQTTDLALEYRNTLQQVDSLRIYNTQLERQIASQEKQIAESSQEMETIDETEKGVLPLMDEMIKTLDEFVQLDIPFNIQQRQERVQNLVSLMDTADVTVSEKYRKILEAYQIEMQYGNAVSASSGTIEKDGEELSVDFLRVGRLSYVYLTVDGKDGAYWDKSSGQWVALPQEYLDSVNNAINMAKGVATQELFKVPVPVTEAAQ; this comes from the coding sequence ATGAAAAAACAAGTACTTTTTAAGAAAACGGCTGTTGCCATTCTTGCCTCTGCTGTGATGGGCAGCACGATGGCTGCTGGCGAGTTCGGTTCTTCGATGACTACTGAGAAGCGAATTGATAAAAAAGCAGCGAGCACACAAGTATCTGTAGATCGCCTAGCAGAGCAAACCACTGACTTGGCTTTAGAATACAGAAATACTTTACAACAAGTTGATAGCTTGCGTATCTACAACACTCAACTTGAAAGACAAATTGCATCTCAGGAAAAACAAATTGCTGAGAGCAGTCAGGAAATGGAAACGATTGATGAAACTGAAAAGGGTGTTCTTCCTTTAATGGATGAAATGATTAAAACCCTTGATGAGTTTGTTCAATTGGACATCCCGTTCAACATTCAGCAACGTCAAGAGCGTGTACAGAATCTAGTCTCTTTGATGGATACCGCTGATGTAACGGTTTCAGAGAAGTATCGTAAAATCTTAGAAGCCTACCAAATTGAAATGCAATACGGTAACGCCGTATCTGCAAGCTCAGGAACTATTGAGAAAGACGGAGAAGAGCTCAGTGTAGACTTCTTACGTGTGGGTCGTTTGTCGTATGTTTATTTAACAGTTGACGGCAAAGATGGTGCTTATTGGGATAAATCATCTGGTCAGTGGGTTGCACTTCCACAAGAGTATTTAGACTCTGTGAACAACGCAATCAATATGGCAAAAGGTGTCGCAACTCAAGAACTATTTAAAGTACCAGTCCCAGTTACGGAGGCAGCACAATGA
- a CDS encoding MotA/TolQ/ExbB proton channel family protein encodes MRNVLALSLAGVLAFSVSAVSNAAESLSHSDLLKKVRDKERIQEQVNNQRVQTFQRQKNRQADLLADAKAKLAAEEAKSERLKASFDENEKQLTQIAEDLRIKQGNLGELFGVVRQAANSLSGDISSSLVSAQYPGRGALLDKLIEAEELPKMDDLRGFYVLMLQELSEQGNTASFAADVVNEEGRTETQTVERIGTFNLLSGNDYLIFDKGQIKTLQVQPSAEVRDLAADYESAASGYAGLYIDPTKGGILQLEKLKMSLADRLWKFKGFAGSTVMILLAIGLLIALERLFTLYMVTGPKVASQKKSSTPGNNPLGRVMKVYLANKDEDVENLELKLDEAVLKETPKIERGINLIKVIAALGPLLGLLGTVVGMIEVFQSITLHGTGDPRLMADGISQALVTTVWGLLAAIPLTFLHAVVAGKSKSIIHVLEEQSTGLMAQHDENNA; translated from the coding sequence ATGAGAAACGTTTTAGCATTATCACTAGCTGGCGTCCTAGCGTTCAGTGTTTCAGCAGTATCCAATGCTGCTGAAAGTTTGTCGCACTCTGACTTACTTAAGAAAGTTAGAGATAAAGAGCGTATTCAAGAGCAGGTGAACAATCAACGTGTTCAAACGTTCCAGCGTCAAAAGAATCGTCAAGCTGACCTATTAGCAGATGCAAAAGCGAAACTCGCTGCAGAAGAAGCTAAAAGTGAGCGTTTAAAAGCATCATTTGATGAAAACGAAAAGCAATTAACGCAAATCGCAGAAGATTTACGTATTAAGCAAGGTAACTTGGGTGAGTTGTTTGGTGTTGTTCGTCAAGCAGCAAACAGCCTATCAGGTGATATCTCATCATCGTTAGTAAGTGCTCAATACCCAGGACGTGGTGCGTTACTAGATAAGTTAATTGAAGCAGAAGAGCTTCCTAAAATGGATGATCTACGTGGTTTCTACGTACTTATGCTTCAGGAGTTATCTGAACAAGGTAACACTGCAAGCTTCGCAGCTGACGTGGTGAATGAAGAAGGCCGTACAGAAACTCAAACAGTTGAGCGTATTGGTACTTTCAACCTACTTTCTGGTAATGACTATCTTATCTTTGACAAAGGTCAGATTAAGACTCTACAAGTACAACCTTCTGCAGAAGTTCGTGACTTAGCGGCTGACTATGAGTCTGCTGCCTCAGGTTATGCTGGTCTTTATATTGACCCTACAAAAGGCGGTATTCTTCAATTAGAAAAGCTAAAAATGAGCTTGGCAGATCGCTTATGGAAGTTTAAAGGCTTCGCAGGTTCGACTGTAATGATCCTTTTAGCTATCGGTTTGTTAATTGCTTTAGAGCGTCTATTCACTCTGTACATGGTTACTGGACCAAAGGTTGCTTCTCAGAAGAAATCAAGCACTCCAGGCAACAACCCTCTTGGTCGCGTGATGAAAGTTTATCTTGCGAACAAAGATGAAGATGTTGAAAACCTCGAGTTAAAGTTAGATGAAGCTGTGTTGAAAGAAACACCTAAAATTGAGCGTGGTATTAACCTCATTAAAGTAATCGCTGCACTTGGTCCGCTACTAGGTCTATTGGGTACAGTTGTTGGTATGATTGAGGTATTCCAGTCTATTACATTACATGGTACTGGCGACCCACGATTAATGGCTGACGGTATTTCTCAGGCGTTGGTAACAACTGTTTGGGGTCTGTTAGCAGCAATTCCATTAACCTTCTTGCACGCTGTTGTAGCTGGTAAAAGTAAAAGCATTATTCATGTCTTGGAAGAACAGAGCACTGGTTTAATGGCTCAACACGACGAGAATAACGCATAG
- a CDS encoding MotA/TolQ/ExbB proton channel family protein has translation MELIYTILEFIGKGGWVLWWIGLVLFLMWTFLIERYWFIYGQYPKEARSIIARWNAREDQTSWKAKQIRDAWISIAREALNQRMLLIKTLIAICPLLGLLGTVTGMIDVFDGMSGQGSGSARQMAGGIFKATIPTMAGMVAALSGIFFSSRLEQTTYVKTHQLADNLSHH, from the coding sequence ATGGAATTAATCTATACGATATTAGAGTTTATCGGTAAAGGCGGATGGGTCCTATGGTGGATAGGACTCGTTCTCTTCCTAATGTGGACCTTTTTGATTGAGCGTTATTGGTTTATTTATGGCCAATATCCGAAAGAAGCTCGATCAATCATCGCACGTTGGAATGCTCGAGAAGACCAGACATCATGGAAAGCAAAACAAATCCGTGATGCTTGGATCTCGATAGCTCGTGAAGCCTTGAACCAAAGAATGTTATTAATCAAAACATTGATTGCCATTTGTCCTCTATTAGGGCTTTTGGGTACTGTCACCGGTATGATTGATGTTTTTGATGGCATGTCAGGTCAAGGCTCTGGTAGCGCACGTCAAATGGCTGGCGGTATCTTTAAAGCTACAATTCCAACAATGGCGGGAATGGTTGCCGCATTATCTGGTATCTTTTTCAGTAGTCGATTAGAACAAACGACTTATGTTAAGACACACCAGTTAGCCGATAACCTTTCACACCATTAA
- a CDS encoding ExbD/TolR family protein: MAIQDKRKQEDVEIDMTPMLDIVFIMLIFFIVTTVFVKQAGVEVVKPLASTAEERKNAYIFVAIDAKNTITIDKTTVQPAEVKSKIQSMRTENLEGEVVIQADQEAKAGLVLKVIDFAKSAGAKVSVATDKVQ, encoded by the coding sequence ATGGCGATTCAAGACAAAAGAAAACAAGAAGATGTAGAAATTGACATGACTCCGATGCTCGACATCGTATTCATCATGTTAATTTTCTTCATCGTCACAACGGTTTTTGTGAAACAAGCAGGCGTAGAAGTTGTCAAACCTTTAGCAAGTACTGCAGAAGAGCGTAAAAATGCGTATATTTTTGTCGCTATTGATGCAAAAAACACTATTACGATTGACAAAACGACTGTTCAGCCTGCTGAAGTTAAGTCAAAAATCCAATCAATGCGAACTGAAAACTTAGAAGGTGAAGTTGTTATTCAGGCTGACCAAGAAGCAAAGGCAGGACTTGTGTTAAAAGTCATTGATTTTGCTAAAAGTGCTGGCGCTAAGGTTTCAGTTGCAACAGATAAGGTACAGTAA
- a CDS encoding energy transducer TonB, giving the protein MLRVILSALFAFGIVVGLFLLMNFLISTNSKKDEVENVKVEVAFVEEDKQVQRKERRPPKKPPPPKEPPPPQQQVQQKQQKVVTALVDIKIDNIDASMDGTGIYIGGLGQGQADFAGMGDGEAIPVYQPQPEYPVQASLKGITGYVLFTMDIGPDGSPSNISVEDESPRGVFRRNAMRAIRKWKFKPRIVNGQPIPQRNMRYKMEFELDQQ; this is encoded by the coding sequence ATGTTGAGAGTTATATTAAGTGCACTGTTTGCCTTTGGTATTGTGGTTGGCCTATTTCTATTAATGAACTTTTTGATTTCTACGAACAGTAAGAAAGATGAAGTAGAAAACGTTAAGGTAGAAGTAGCGTTTGTTGAAGAAGACAAACAGGTGCAACGCAAAGAGCGTCGTCCACCTAAAAAGCCACCGCCACCAAAAGAGCCGCCACCGCCACAACAGCAAGTGCAGCAAAAGCAGCAAAAAGTTGTTACTGCTTTGGTAGACATCAAAATTGATAACATTGATGCTTCAATGGACGGAACAGGTATTTATATTGGTGGTCTGGGGCAAGGACAAGCTGACTTTGCAGGTATGGGAGATGGTGAAGCTATCCCTGTTTATCAGCCTCAACCAGAGTACCCTGTCCAAGCATCATTGAAAGGTATTACGGGTTACGTGCTTTTTACAATGGATATTGGTCCTGATGGTAGCCCTTCAAATATTTCTGTTGAGGATGAAAGTCCAAGAGGTGTATTTAGAAGGAATGCAATGAGAGCTATTCGTAAGTGGAAGTTCAAACCAAGAATTGTGAACGGTCAACCAATTCCTCAGCGTAACATGCGTTATAAAATGGAATTTGAGTTGGATCAGCAATAG
- a CDS encoding tetratricopeptide repeat protein, which yields MKKIPILLGVTGLMFAGSAFALPQTKYTSSCKPLAPTEGKYEEDKSAGSITSQSAFKKVTSANEAYADGKYNESIAILNDLIANSGDKVAVGRAQQLLGANYQATENYSAARNAFQKAIDSGFLRKQDEIRMRRAIAQLYTIEENYPQAISWMKKYFADVIKPPANAYAALASLYYNSEQYRESICPAYIGLQLGSTSKKPLYSMMFGAHIKLNDNPGAEVVGEEMIELFPAEKSVYNNLFAVYSRQSKQADMLALAELARMNGMWTSETNYKQLSALFANNRTPRLAAQRLEEGIEKGIVESTEENWKRVADNYFYSKDLENAAKAYDKASSFTSSGKYDYKIAIMYQDRDDYENAVAKYKSAIRKGNLREGDLGYAYMNLGVSQFRLGQENAAVQSMKQAAKFPKVARNANAYIKYIGDLQKMKDAIAAMELQDQNPDGGGE from the coding sequence ATGAAAAAAATACCAATATTGTTAGGAGTCACAGGCTTAATGTTTGCAGGTAGTGCGTTTGCGCTACCTCAAACGAAATATACATCTTCATGTAAACCCTTAGCTCCTACAGAGGGTAAATATGAAGAAGATAAGTCTGCAGGTTCCATTACATCCCAGTCGGCTTTTAAGAAAGTAACATCAGCAAATGAAGCCTACGCTGATGGGAAGTATAATGAGTCTATCGCAATCTTAAATGACCTTATCGCTAATTCTGGTGATAAGGTGGCTGTAGGGCGTGCTCAGCAGTTACTCGGTGCCAACTATCAAGCGACCGAAAATTATAGTGCGGCAAGAAATGCTTTCCAGAAAGCAATTGATAGCGGTTTTTTAAGAAAGCAAGATGAAATTCGTATGCGCCGAGCTATTGCTCAGCTCTATACAATCGAAGAAAACTATCCGCAAGCTATTAGCTGGATGAAAAAATATTTTGCTGATGTTATCAAACCTCCCGCAAATGCATACGCCGCGCTAGCAAGTTTATATTACAACAGTGAACAGTATCGAGAGTCGATTTGTCCTGCTTACATTGGTCTTCAGTTAGGCTCAACTTCAAAGAAACCTTTGTACAGCATGATGTTTGGCGCTCATATTAAGTTGAATGACAATCCTGGTGCTGAAGTCGTTGGCGAAGAAATGATCGAGTTATTCCCAGCAGAAAAATCAGTGTATAACAACCTTTTTGCAGTATATAGTCGTCAATCTAAGCAAGCTGATATGCTAGCACTTGCCGAGCTTGCAAGAATGAATGGCATGTGGACTAGTGAAACTAACTACAAGCAACTTTCAGCTTTGTTTGCTAATAATCGAACACCGCGTCTTGCTGCGCAGCGTTTAGAAGAAGGCATTGAAAAAGGCATTGTTGAGTCAACTGAAGAAAACTGGAAAAGAGTCGCAGATAATTATTTCTATTCGAAAGATTTAGAGAATGCTGCTAAGGCATATGATAAGGCTTCCTCGTTTACTTCCTCAGGCAAGTATGACTATAAAATTGCTATTATGTATCAGGATAGAGATGACTATGAAAATGCTGTTGCTAAGTATAAGTCAGCTATCCGAAAGGGTAATTTACGTGAAGGTGATTTAGGCTATGCTTATATGAACCTAGGGGTTTCTCAGTTTAGACTTGGGCAAGAAAATGCCGCTGTTCAGTCAATGAAACAGGCAGCTAAATTTCCAAAAGTTGCTCGAAACGCAAACGCGTATATCAAGTATATTGGTGACTTACAAAAGATGAAAGACGCCATTGCCGCTATGGAGCTTCAGGATCAAAACCCTGATGGCGGCGGAGAGTAA